In Candidatus Stygibacter australis, the genomic window AGCATTCGCTTAACTTCTTGTTCCAGAGGCGGATCAGAAAGAAATTCCTCGGTAGGCGACACAGCACCCAGATTAAGACTGATCTTATTTTGAAATTCCATTCCACTACCAAATATGAATTCTGTACTGCCACCACCAGTATCAAATACTACAACATTCTTATCTGTTTTACCAATGGTTGATAATACTGCCAGGTAGGAGAGACGTGCTTCTTCCTCTCCGGGGATTACTTTTATCTCCAGGTTAAGTTCCTTTTTTGCCCGATCAAGAAACTTTCTGCTGTTTTTGGCTGTACGAAGGCACATAGTACCCACAGCTATGATCTCTTCGACTTTATATTCGCGCGCCTGGATCATAAATTCAGCCAGTACAGCTATATTCCTATCCATTGCCTCAGGTGAAATTTCACCGGTTTTATACAACCCTTCACCTAATCTCGAAATGTTGTTCGTGTCTATCAGTATCTCTGTTTTGCCTTGATCATGGGATAACAACATGAATTTTATTGAGTTTGTCCCAATATCTAATATTGCATAGTTTGCCATTAAGCCTCCTGCTTCACTTAATATTTGATCCCAAAAGCTCTTTTCATTGCTTTAATATAATTGATATTTTCAAATTTTGTGAGCCCCAGTTTTTGCACTGTTTGCAGAACCAGCTTTGGATCAGCATGTTCCACTGCAATAGTCTGCTGCGAGACATCATCAAATTGCACCTCTGCTATCTCCACGATTGCTCCGTCTATTTTATAGCCATGACGGTTCTTCTTTACATTAACTATCCTCAGCTCAGGATTTTTGCCGATCAATTCTTCAAGATATGCAGTGTAGCTATATTCGTCCTGTTTCAAATAGGGCAATTGCAGACCAAAAGCTTTATATACAAGTGCCAGATCATTGATATGGATTGGGAAAGCTGATTTTGCCAGAACTGTCCACTGCTCAAGTGAGTTTTCGTTATTGATACGGATAGGGGTTTTGATGTCCATCAGTTCTGCTCTGATCTTAGTATTGTCATTACTTTTGGCTGATAATATATATAATTCCTCACTTTCACGATCAAATGAATCCCCAGATTGCCTGATCACCTCTGCTTCTTTGCTGAGATCTTCACCAAAGGTTCGCCATTCCCATCTTGGGATTATCTTTTCCATTATTCTTCTCCTTTCAAAATTATTGTCTGCTTTATTTTATTTCTTGCTTCTGCTATCTTTTCCCAGTTGCCTTCCCATTTATTATATAATATCTGGGTGCCTATTTCCAGTATCTCTTTCAATTTGGGCTCACGGATGGAATAATACACTTTACGCCATTTCTGCTCTTTTTTCAGATATGCCCCTTCAAAGAGTATTTTTAAATGTGCAGATAGAGTATTTTGAGGTACATCGATCTTCTGAGATATTTCTGTCACGGAAAGACTTTCTTCCTCTGCCAGAGCATAGATTATTTTTATTCTAACGGGGTTAGACACCACGTCAAAAAGTTTTGAAAGCTTAGAGAGCACGAATTCATCAAGCATCATATCCTCCTTTCTGTCATCTTAGACACATCTGATATTATCAGATTATAAGTCAAGAACTTTTTTATTAGGATACCTGAAATAGGGTGAGACTATTTTAATAGTATTATTTTACCTGCTTTATCAATATTTTCTGCTGTTATCTGGTAAAAATATATTCCTGAAGCTACAGGGTGATTTTGTAAGTTTTGCCCTTTCCAGATAAAATAATGATAACCGGAGTTGGCATTTCGAGTGATTTTCTGCCAGATTTTCTGCCCCTTAAGATTGTAAACAGTCACTTTAAGTTCAGGTACATTATCCGCTAATTTAAAACTGATACATGTTTCGGGATTAAATGGATTGGGACTTGCCTTCAATTCAGTTATTATATCGCCTACTGGCATAATGGCATCATTGTGACTTACTGGCGGCAACAAATCTGTGAGATAGGGGAAACCACTATTGATCTCGACGTCAATAGACCAGTAATCTTCAATACCAATAATACTTTCACCTTCAAAATCCCAGCCAAGGTCAGTATAAAGAGTAATATCCTGCATCATCAAACTATCAGCAGCAACCAGATCGGAGATATTACCGCTAATTTGATAGCCAATAAAATCATCACATCCAGATAACTCATTATCCCAGATGCAGGCAGTTATATCAGAAGTATTATATCCAATCAATCCACCAGTATATATAGCAATTTCCATTTCTGTTCTTGCGTAACAGAATGAGACAGCAGAGCTAAAGCTTCTACCGATTAACCCTCCAGTAACACTTTCTCCTAATACACTTCCCAGGACATAACAATTTTCTAAAGTCCCATGGTGAAAACCTCCAGCTAACCCCCCAGTATTTGAATCCCCTGAAATTTCAATCTGGGCAAAGCTCTCTGTAAGGTCTGAGTCAGTGCAATATCCCACTATACCTCCAGCATAATCGCTGGCATTGATCTGCCCGGTCACATAATCTAATTCCATTGCTGAATATTCGCTCCTTCCGGCAATTCCTCCCACATCTATGTTTCCTGTAATTTCTCCTGTGAAAATGCAATTAGCTATATTAGAATGTTTCGCTAATCCTATTATTCCACCCGTGAATACGTCACCCTGCACTATCCCATTCACAGAGCAGTTTGAAATATTTGCATAATTGCCTTCTCCTGCTAATCCCCCAGTATTTCTATGACACGTAATATTAACGCCTATAAGCTGCAGATCACTCACATTTCCACTATCAATATAACCAAATAGACCTGTCCTATCTAACTGTGAATGAGTGATATTTAAGCCGGAAATGCTGTGTCCATTACCATCAAAATTACCATTGAAGGCAGGTATATAGAAATTGGACATTTCTGAAATATCAAGATCTGCCATCAAAATGA contains:
- a CDS encoding T9SS type A sorting domain-containing protein, whose amino-acid sequence is MKKLIILLIFIYFSYLIADPIPPMGDGTESNPFEICCIENLLWVSTYDNFWLPGLYFVQTNDINASETSSWNERSGFPPIGATGSHFQANYDGQGYTIDSLYISRHPDNVIGFFARTDSAYICNLDLTNLYVRGYDYTGGLVGICNNSDIDGVTIEGNVRGHTRVGMLTGHSYNSFIDNCDITGDLDGWHILGGVTGSLFGTIFNCNVDVTIDGVDTVGGIAGTIGQSVLYNCVANSQIDVYESAGGIAYRFSSSEIYDCYAEFSIEASSNYAGLAADIYLSSVINTYYNYETSVFNDEHTVTYGALTNDLFDDWLANDMALEIDDYLDLYSDDIYKINDEEDLTCLLSFGEDEQNFILMADLDISEMSNFYIPAFNGNFDGNGHSISGLNITHSQLDRTGLFGYIDSGNVSDLQLIGVNITCHRNTGGLAGEGNYANISNCSVNGIVQGDVFTGGIIGLAKHSNIANCIFTGEITGNIDVGGIAGRSEYSAMELDYVTGQINASDYAGGIVGYCTDSDLTESFAQIEISGDSNTGGLAGGFHHGTLENCYVLGSVLGESVTGGLIGRSFSSAVSFCYARTEMEIAIYTGGLIGYNTSDITACIWDNELSGCDDFIGYQISGNISDLVAADSLMMQDITLYTDLGWDFEGESIIGIEDYWSIDVEINSGFPYLTDLLPPVSHNDAIMPVGDIITELKASPNPFNPETCISFKLADNVPELKVTVYNLKGQKIWQKITRNANSGYHYFIWKGQNLQNHPVASGIYFYQITAENIDKAGKIILLK
- a CDS encoding metalloregulator ArsR/SmtB family transcription factor, yielding MMLDEFVLSKLSKLFDVVSNPVRIKIIYALAEEESLSVTEISQKIDVPQNTLSAHLKILFEGAYLKKEQKWRKVYYSIREPKLKEILEIGTQILYNKWEGNWEKIAEARNKIKQTIILKGEE
- a CDS encoding Ppx/GppA phosphatase family protein, with product MANYAILDIGTNSIKFMLLSHDQGKTEILIDTNNISRLGEGLYKTGEISPEAMDRNIAVLAEFMIQAREYKVEEIIAVGTMCLRTAKNSRKFLDRAKKELNLEIKVIPGEEEARLSYLAVLSTIGKTDKNVVVFDTGGGSTEFIFGSGMEFQNKISLNLGAVSPTEEFLSDPPLEQEVKRMLIFMHKFFEKEIIGERVDHLVGIGGTVTSMGAVMHKMAKYDANVIQGSSITLPEVNRQLEMYKSRSVEQRKAITGLQPKRADVILAGAGIIKTIMEILKIESLTISDRGLRHGLMFDRFH